taaacctatgggtttaaaaaaatactgctaTTACAGTACCATTTCATATTGACTTTTATAAGTCATACATCTGTTAATTCTGTATTACCATTATATATGCATTGTTATTACAGACATCACAAGGATATAATAATAGTGAGTCAAAGTTCAGGTGGAAATGATTACTCTTAGCAAATGGACatcaaaaacaataactttaatggctgtaaaatattctttaaaaataatacaaagtatatataattattataagtaggTGTACAGGAACAAATGTTATGTAGTAATTACTAggaattgtaaattaaaaataatttatagtaaaagtTTGTTGCTTTTACAAAAGAATGTAATTTGTATaggattataatatatattgtatattcgaagcaaaatattgcattaaatttgtttcattattatgtCTTTGACATAACTATTGGCAGTGTTATTATCatatgtacaaaatattataaatctacATAGACAAACTAACtcttagttaaaaatatactttagaaagttgaaaaaaatagttttattttatgctcATTGGCAAATGGTAATAACTTGCATGGCATATTGTATGAttggtggactcagtttctGCATTTAGGCTCACTTGGGGCAtagtatacatataatactATTTTCAAAGATTGGTGTTTAGATCTTGTGACAAtgcaaaatacaaataaaatttataacaaagtttattattattcttattaatgaCACGTATAATAGTTCTTTAATGTACAATAGGTCCTAATGGTTCTGCTTTAATATTACCTAGATCTAATCTACTATCTATAGATTCGTCGATTTGGCCCACTATAGCAATATTGTCTCCTCGTATTATATGTAATCCAAGAACAACTTGTGCGATACCAGATGATGAGGAAAATACTCTTTCGTGAGATTCATccagaattatatttatagtttggTCAAAACCTTTGAGCGTGCCGATAAAATTTCGTCCATCGGCGGTTATTACTGACACTGTTtggtttatataattttccaGTCCTGAAgccataataaaaaagcaCGTGTACGTTTTATATTcaaactaattattaattaataatgaaatgttaaaagtCTACTAAGATTTAACATAAGTGATAAGCGTTCGGCATAACGCACAGACTAGATTTACGCCAACTGCTTACAAGACGTGACAGTTGATAATTCTATACCAATACATAGAAAATAGTCCTTATCTACAATGaccaaaaaatatagatttccTTCCTATCGTTACACACTCATGTAGCttatacaatatgtatattgGTATCTACTATCTGTGGTCGTCGTGTTCAACTTCAGACTTCTGACTGAACATTTTCAAGAATAAATTGTTGTTGTCCCAGaacaaatagtttatttaccaatttttatttctgatCACCTATTGTATCATATTCAGATATTTATCGACAGCTAATCTGGTGTATCCTGCTTTTCTCTAACATTTACGTTGATAAAATAGGGAGGAAAGTATCTCATCTCATCTCAGttgcaaatgtattttttttaaaatttacattaaaaaatattactaataatataatgaaataaaaatattatttcagataGCAGTAACACAGGCAAAAGGTATATACAACTACATCTAGTAACAATGTCAAATACTATAGTCCAATACATCTTAGTACGTACCGACTTATTACGGGATATGGCATGGTCAGTAGGCTCCGTTGTAGCACAAGCATGTCATGCATCAACAGCTGCTTTGCATCTTTATAAAGATGATGACTAcactaaaaaatacttatctGATTTAGATAACATGCACAAAGTAGTATTGGAAGTAAGTTTCATAATATGATATCATATTTTCCTTCAACTGTTAAAATCTTTATCTGATTCTGTTAGCAacattaaatagatttttggttatattactgtaatatatgtattatttaactttcatATAGTACTGTAACTGTATATTAGCTTTGATATCATAGTTGGTCATTTCTTATTAGAaaagttaaaacaatatttacagactattaatttatttttcattatacaaTAACC
The genomic region above belongs to Pieris brassicae chromosome 9, ilPieBrab1.1, whole genome shotgun sequence and contains:
- the LOC123714600 gene encoding putative peptidyl-tRNA hydrolase PTRHD1, with product MSNTIVQYILVRTDLLRDMAWSVGSVVAQACHASTAALHLYKDDDYTKKYLSDLDNMHKVVLEVPNGEALSQKAEELIENSIDHKLWIEHPENIPTCLALKPYPKEEVKKYVGKLKLYRTTVIC
- the LOC123714751 gene encoding U6 snRNA-associated Sm-like protein LSm8, with the protein product MASGLENYINQTVSVITADGRNFIGTLKGFDQTINIILDESHERVFSSSSGIAQVVLGLHIIRGDNIAIVGQIDESIDSRLDLGNIKAEPLGPIVH